A genomic region of Nitrospirota bacterium contains the following coding sequences:
- a CDS encoding efflux RND transporter permease subunit, which translates to MKRVVRYTIRQAVFLNIVFVLFIVAGIFSLFTTPVENMPPVDMGRVFITTVYYGASADDVESLVTSRIEDALDGIKNVEYIQSRSLRNYSTVEVKFIDDTDYRALYDELRFRVLNIRNELPPEVDEPLFLYADTQMWMPVVAVNIVGDIPNRSLKLLAGELKAGILGIPGVREVTLSGEYEKEFHVSLDPEKLRRSGITFDQVADAVGSANTKIPTGRFREGSTEFMLEAGSRLSSQQEVLDVVVRRDGDANFLRVGDLVTSAAISYRDPDVISSTNGLNTLRLLVKKEDSGNSIRIAEAVKDLSRRFEKTHARDDVTIEFTNDSTIEIKDSVRTLSGNMLFGMVLVTIVLWITLGFRNAMLTAIGIPFSFLCAIILIKVTGQSINTISLFSFVLVSGIIVDDAVIILENVYRHMQMGKPQKEAVIDGVSEVMLPVISSSLTTILAFVPMLIMTGSTGDFFSVIPKAVSYALAASLFEALFILPIHILDWGPKRIVRPAADNKGNSHHLTSAIFTPLWGLYRRILDILLEHKAATMVTVSGIFLLALLILGLSVTGIVPLINVKFFPGSYFRYHLAVIMPAGTSIERTDAVVRDLSRFIVSMGSKQALATSGAAGFYEDEDYSLHSGHRYGQVVVTLPEEKERDFPENPGNDLMLHLDFIREKVNDFIDRKYGDPGLKPYLKVFPENTGPPTGKAVNIRISGNTMGEVIRAADALKQYLGSGEEFSGLQGLEDNRATNQRVVKYIPRQEAVFEYGLTPRAATSLVAGALNGRYAGEFRSRGEEVDLLVRLARADDPGNSRGTGISEPADILAVPVIENSSSPVLLRDLVEMKYLNEPTIRTRYNGKPTITISSDIKSGANLSTSRVQVLVKRFFENIAGEHPGVTISFGGEFESTKRAYTSLVFAFFIALLCIYMVLSSQFKDYFQPMIIISAVAFALIGVVFGMFITRSTFTIGSFLAVVGLAGVAVNDSLILIDFMNRRRRAGTPLREAVIEACSVRMRPVLITTVTTMLGLLPMAIGIPSKSVAWAPMATAFVTGLSSATLLTLLIVPVEYELSETLRLFLRRVSGRHDKEVQT; encoded by the coding sequence CACTGCGGAACTATTCCACCGTAGAGGTAAAGTTCATTGACGACACTGATTACAGGGCCCTCTATGATGAATTGAGGTTCAGGGTATTGAACATCAGGAACGAGTTGCCCCCTGAGGTTGATGAACCCCTCTTCCTGTATGCCGACACCCAGATGTGGATGCCGGTTGTTGCCGTAAACATAGTGGGGGATATCCCGAACAGGAGCCTGAAACTCCTGGCAGGGGAGCTCAAGGCAGGCATCCTCGGTATTCCGGGTGTGCGGGAGGTTACACTTTCAGGGGAATACGAAAAGGAGTTCCATGTCTCCCTGGACCCTGAAAAACTGCGCAGGTCCGGCATTACATTTGACCAGGTTGCAGATGCAGTCGGGTCGGCCAACACAAAGATTCCAACAGGGAGGTTCAGGGAAGGCAGCACCGAGTTTATGCTTGAGGCGGGCAGCAGGCTTTCCTCCCAGCAGGAGGTACTGGATGTAGTTGTGCGACGTGACGGAGATGCAAACTTCCTCCGCGTGGGAGACCTTGTAACAAGTGCTGCGATAAGCTACAGGGATCCGGATGTGATTTCCTCTACCAACGGCCTCAATACCTTGAGGCTCCTCGTCAAAAAGGAGGACAGCGGCAACTCGATCAGGATCGCCGAGGCGGTCAAGGACCTCTCCCGGCGTTTTGAAAAGACCCATGCCAGGGACGATGTCACCATTGAGTTTACAAATGACTCCACCATCGAGATAAAGGACTCGGTCAGGACCCTCAGCGGCAACATGCTGTTTGGCATGGTCCTTGTAACCATAGTGCTCTGGATTACCCTGGGGTTCAGAAATGCCATGCTGACTGCAATCGGCATTCCCTTCTCCTTTCTCTGCGCAATCATACTTATTAAAGTAACCGGTCAATCCATCAACACGATAAGCCTTTTCTCTTTCGTCCTCGTCTCCGGTATTATCGTTGACGATGCAGTAATCATTCTGGAGAATGTCTACCGCCATATGCAGATGGGCAAACCCCAGAAAGAGGCTGTGATAGACGGTGTCTCGGAGGTGATGCTGCCGGTCATCAGTTCGTCACTCACAACCATACTCGCCTTTGTCCCCATGCTGATCATGACCGGCAGTACAGGGGATTTCTTCAGCGTAATACCAAAGGCCGTATCCTACGCCCTTGCCGCCTCACTCTTTGAGGCGCTTTTTATCCTGCCCATACATATACTCGACTGGGGCCCGAAAAGAATAGTGCGCCCTGCAGCAGATAATAAAGGCAATTCCCATCACCTCACCTCAGCTATATTTACCCCCCTCTGGGGGCTCTACCGGAGGATTCTCGATATACTCCTTGAGCACAAGGCTGCAACCATGGTGACTGTTTCGGGGATTTTTCTGCTTGCACTCCTGATCCTCGGCCTTTCCGTCACAGGTATTGTACCCCTCATCAATGTGAAGTTTTTCCCCGGCAGTTACTTCAGGTACCACCTTGCCGTCATCATGCCCGCGGGCACGTCCATAGAGAGGACGGATGCCGTAGTGAGGGATCTGTCGCGGTTTATCGTGTCAATGGGCAGTAAACAGGCCCTTGCAACATCAGGGGCTGCCGGGTTCTACGAGGATGAGGACTATTCACTCCATTCAGGCCATCGCTACGGGCAGGTGGTAGTGACCCTGCCGGAGGAGAAAGAGAGGGATTTTCCCGAAAATCCCGGTAACGACCTGATGCTCCATCTTGATTTTATCCGGGAAAAGGTGAACGATTTTATTGACCGGAAATACGGCGATCCCGGACTGAAACCATACCTGAAGGTCTTCCCTGAAAACACGGGTCCGCCAACCGGAAAGGCCGTTAACATCAGGATCTCCGGTAATACCATGGGCGAAGTGATAAGGGCTGCAGACGCCTTGAAACAATACCTTGGATCGGGTGAGGAGTTTTCAGGCCTGCAGGGCCTTGAGGACAACAGGGCAACGAACCAGAGGGTTGTCAAATACATTCCCAGACAGGAGGCCGTCTTTGAATACGGCCTCACTCCCCGGGCTGCAACTTCTCTTGTGGCAGGCGCGTTAAACGGCAGATACGCAGGCGAGTTCAGGAGCAGGGGCGAGGAGGTGGACCTCCTGGTGCGGCTTGCAAGGGCGGATGACCCTGGCAACAGCAGGGGGACCGGCATCTCCGAGCCAGCCGACATATTGGCCGTGCCTGTAATTGAGAACAGCTCCTCACCTGTGCTTCTCAGAGACCTCGTTGAGATGAAGTACCTGAACGAACCCACTATAAGGACCAGATACAACGGAAAACCGACCATCACCATCTCTTCGGATATCAAGTCAGGGGCAAACCTCTCCACAAGCAGGGTGCAGGTGCTTGTCAAGAGATTCTTCGAAAACATTGCCGGAGAGCATCCGGGGGTCACCATAAGTTTCGGCGGTGAATTTGAGTCCACAAAGCGGGCATACACCTCACTGGTCTTTGCTTTTTTCATCGCCCTGCTCTGTATCTACATGGTGCTCTCCTCCCAGTTCAAGGATTATTTCCAGCCAATGATCATCATCTCTGCCGTTGCCTTTGCCCTTATAGGCGTTGTGTTCGGGATGTTCATTACCAGGTCGACCTTCACGATCGGGAGCTTTCTTGCCGTTGTCGGCCTGGCAGGTGTTGCAGTTAACGACTCCCTCATACTCATAGATTTTATGAACAGGAGGCGGAGGGCCGGTACTCCGCTGCGGGAGGCCGTAATAGAGGCGTGCAGTGTAAGGATGCGTCCTGTGCTGATCACTACAGTCACCACCATGCTGGGGCTCCTGCCGATGGCGATAGGCATTCCGAGCAAGTCTGTTGCGTGGGCGCCCATGGCCACTGCATTCGTAACGGGGCTATCGAGCGCTACACTGCTTACACTGCTTATTGTCCCGGTTGAGTATGAACTTTCCGAGACCCTCAGGCTCTTTCTGCGGAGGGTCTCCGGGAGGCATGACAAGGAGGTGCAGACTTGA
- a CDS encoding TolC family protein: MKIKFLVLLLILLLPSVARTITLEEALKLALEDSEAVRITVQSSEALRADARRGVAFVKPQARIGARYLRNYSTVEWFPGFETPHWLKSASIEASQVLWTGGRVLRSLDLKENLYRLSEFSEKSGKREIRRQVRIAFHSVLFQKALLDILEDRTAQREEELRDAEDLRNAGMVTSLDVRQAKLNLNNAMEELQTGEESYNRALIDFNISIGRSGWEELLVPRGRLDSIRGVETRLKRLEDAFKQDHLLDIRLARADLLTSRLRYEIARRGHLPELQLVTAARSSNEYIGQMDQEWNIGIQLTWNVLDGGLVSSNKAATMAEMRVADNKLKKTRKELAGLVRDLKVSVASVDRRIELQRESVALSGENYEDARGQYRAGTITLTRLGELNLAYAEARFRLSRLFYLKRELLIRADALLE, encoded by the coding sequence TTGAAGATTAAATTTCTTGTATTACTGCTGATACTCCTTCTTCCCTCTGTTGCCCGCACTATAACACTTGAAGAGGCCCTGAAACTTGCCCTTGAAGATTCAGAGGCCGTCAGGATTACTGTCCAGTCATCGGAGGCCTTAAGGGCTGATGCCAGGAGAGGGGTTGCCTTTGTCAAACCTCAGGCAAGAATCGGGGCAAGGTATTTACGGAATTACAGTACCGTCGAATGGTTCCCCGGCTTTGAGACACCCCACTGGCTTAAGTCCGCCTCAATAGAGGCAAGTCAGGTGCTCTGGACAGGCGGCAGGGTATTGAGGAGTCTGGATCTTAAGGAAAACCTCTACAGGCTATCGGAATTCAGTGAAAAGTCCGGGAAGAGAGAGATCCGGAGACAGGTCAGGATAGCCTTTCACAGCGTCCTCTTTCAGAAAGCCCTTCTTGATATTCTGGAAGACAGGACAGCACAGAGAGAAGAGGAGCTCAGGGATGCAGAAGACCTCAGGAATGCCGGCATGGTGACTTCTCTTGATGTGCGCCAGGCAAAGCTGAATCTCAATAATGCCATGGAAGAGCTGCAGACCGGAGAAGAATCTTACAACAGGGCACTTATTGACTTTAATATCTCAATCGGCAGGTCGGGCTGGGAAGAACTCCTCGTTCCCCGCGGCAGGCTTGACAGCATAAGGGGGGTTGAAACACGCCTGAAGAGACTCGAGGATGCCTTCAAGCAGGATCACCTGCTTGATATAAGACTCGCTAGGGCCGATCTTTTAACTTCCCGGCTCCGGTACGAGATTGCAAGGAGGGGGCACCTGCCGGAACTTCAGCTTGTGACTGCTGCCAGGTCGAGCAACGAATATATAGGTCAGATGGATCAGGAATGGAATATAGGGATACAGCTCACTTGGAATGTCCTTGACGGCGGTCTTGTCAGCAGCAACAAGGCCGCCACTATGGCAGAGATGCGTGTTGCAGACAATAAACTAAAGAAGACCAGAAAAGAGCTGGCCGGTCTTGTCAGGGACTTGAAGGTCAGCGTTGCATCAGTTGACAGAAGGATAGAACTGCAGCGGGAGTCAGTGGCCCTGTCAGGAGAAAACTATGAAGATGCCAGGGGGCAATACCGTGCAGGAACAATAACGCTCACCCGACTCGGTGAGCTCAACCTTGCCTATGCAGAGGCCCGGTTCAGGCTCTCAAGGCTCTTCTACCTCAAGCGCGAACTCTTGATCCGGGCGGATGCCTTGCTGGAGTGA
- the tgt gene encoding tRNA guanosine(34) transglycosylase Tgt has protein sequence MKFSVIASDGNSRAGIIETERGLVLTPQFMPVGTLGTVKSISPEELGGAGAEVMLCNTYHLYLRPGHETIKRLGGVQKFISWPGPVLTDSGGFQVYSLSRLRNITRDGVEFRSHIDGSLHFIGPEKAMEIQQALGADIIMAFDECTPYPSTYDYALNSLRLTTAWAKRCRSAHPAGSSQALFGIFQGSTYRDLRLKSLEDIVEIGFDGYAAGGLSVGEPKELMYEIIHATGPVMPAVKPRYLMGIGDLLDVLEAVEAGYDIFDCVMPTRNARNGTLFTSTGRISIKRAEFKEDPSPLDPECSCYTCRNFSRAYLRHMYLSREILSMRLNTIHNLSFYLRFFRLMRDSIVMGKFAEFKRKWRDTLERNFVTLQSQTLRTS, from the coding sequence ATGAAATTCAGTGTCATTGCATCCGACGGCAACTCACGGGCAGGGATAATCGAGACGGAGAGGGGGCTTGTCCTCACGCCCCAGTTTATGCCTGTAGGCACCCTGGGTACTGTAAAGTCCATCTCCCCTGAGGAGCTTGGGGGTGCAGGTGCAGAGGTGATGCTCTGTAACACCTATCACCTTTACCTGAGGCCGGGACACGAGACCATAAAAAGACTCGGCGGGGTTCAGAAGTTCATAAGCTGGCCGGGGCCTGTACTTACAGACAGCGGGGGGTTTCAGGTATACAGCCTATCGAGGCTGAGGAATATCACGCGGGACGGGGTGGAGTTCCGTTCACATATAGACGGCTCCCTGCATTTCATAGGCCCTGAGAAGGCGATGGAGATACAGCAGGCGCTTGGAGCCGATATAATCATGGCCTTTGATGAATGCACCCCCTACCCCAGCACATATGATTATGCCCTGAATTCCCTGAGACTGACCACAGCGTGGGCAAAGAGGTGCAGGTCTGCTCATCCCGCAGGCTCTTCCCAGGCCCTTTTCGGCATTTTTCAGGGCAGCACTTACAGGGACCTCCGCTTAAAAAGCCTTGAGGATATAGTTGAGATAGGGTTTGATGGGTATGCTGCGGGGGGGTTGAGTGTTGGAGAGCCCAAGGAATTAATGTATGAGATAATTCATGCTACGGGGCCTGTAATGCCTGCTGTGAAGCCGAGGTATCTTATGGGTATTGGCGACCTCCTTGATGTGCTTGAGGCCGTAGAGGCCGGCTATGATATTTTTGATTGTGTGATGCCCACAAGGAATGCAAGGAATGGAACGCTATTTACCTCAACAGGGAGGATCAGCATCAAGAGGGCCGAGTTCAAGGAGGACCCTTCCCCACTTGACCCGGAGTGTTCCTGTTATACATGCCGGAATTTCTCGCGTGCATATCTCAGGCACATGTATCTGTCAAGGGAGATACTTTCCATGAGGTTGAACACCATACACAACCTGAGTTTTTACCTGAGATTCTTCAGGCTGATGAGGGATTCCATTGTGATGGGGAAGTTTGCAGAATTTAAACGAAAATGGAGAGATACCCTTGAAAGGAATTTCGTAACTCTTCAGTCTCAGACGCTCAGAACTTCTTGA
- a CDS encoding helix-turn-helix domain-containing protein translates to MSISKEEILLISSDPSTTDIVKTTFRQSDIDVKVKKDIASGVKVSRDSQIVLIDSRLSDGDCLDCLRSLNDLNTDLLSIVMIEDGKRRAGIDAIMDSAFSYTMKPVDCDELRAVVERAFELKRLRKESRRLYHCTVEEFLRHKLKGYLSQIQKVGGIALYDTVISEVERALLTLAMEKTEGNQLQASKLLGLNRNTVRNKINKYKIKKF, encoded by the coding sequence TTGTCAATATCTAAAGAAGAGATCTTACTGATAAGCTCGGACCCATCAACAACCGATATTGTAAAGACGACGTTCAGGCAGTCTGATATCGATGTAAAGGTGAAAAAAGACATTGCCTCGGGAGTCAAGGTATCAAGGGATTCACAGATTGTCCTGATTGACAGCCGATTATCCGATGGTGATTGTCTTGATTGCCTTCGGAGTCTCAATGACCTGAACACAGACCTCCTCTCCATAGTCATGATTGAAGATGGTAAAAGGAGGGCAGGAATCGATGCAATAATGGATAGCGCCTTTTCCTATACCATGAAGCCTGTAGACTGTGATGAGCTCAGGGCTGTAGTGGAGAGGGCATTTGAACTTAAAAGACTCAGGAAGGAGAGCCGAAGGCTCTATCACTGTACGGTTGAGGAGTTTTTGAGGCACAAACTCAAGGGCTACTTATCCCAGATACAGAAAGTGGGAGGTATCGCCCTTTATGACACGGTAATCTCAGAGGTTGAAAGGGCGCTGTTGACACTCGCCATGGAAAAGACAGAGGGGAATCAGCTCCAGGCATCAAAACTCCTTGGACTCAACCGAAATACGGTAAGAAACAAGATAAACAAATATAAAATCAAGAAGTTCTGA